The following are from one region of the Verrucomicrobiaceae bacterium genome:
- a CDS encoding NTPase KAP gives MFLSDNETNTDLLYYEPIAGSIIALVRSDQQKPISIGIHGDWGAGKSSLLAMIEDGMKDDENVVCLRFNGWLFQGFDDAKTVFLESIVEGLEKARPFTGDAKAGVSKVFKSLYRRLDWFKIAKKTGGLLASVGTGLPIGSAIEFLADRVKGAITSPGTEITAEGVTAALDSAGECLKDEKSGASLPKQMHEFREELEHLIVSAKITRLVVLIDDLDRCLPETAIETLEAAKLFLSLPRVAIVIAADEGMIEYAVKRHFPDLPLGAGGVSYARNYLEKLIQVPFRIPAMGLAETQLYLALLLVEAAQSEKKGTEEGYFESMREMAREVLRKPWEREPFDSKELRRKFGATIPPMVQEAIDLSQQIAVSLTDGTKGNPRQIKRFLNTFLLRLEVAQIRGFGSEIVRPVLAKIMLAERFWPAGGYDQLVQAVVACRDGKSDAIKQLESEPEKGDADGKEAWVTLPAVKQWAVTGPKLATIDLRPYMMLTRDRRLQFSVTGGDLDELVASLASTTSPAVVGQFTEKLRQLKADDAQAVFDAIASKIRASDDYKTMPKGVLALGILAKLHVPLQRMLVAFARDLPVDRIGPWVAGESRV, from the coding sequence ATGTTCCTCAGCGACAACGAAACCAACACGGACCTGCTCTACTACGAGCCAATCGCAGGGAGCATCATCGCTTTGGTGCGGAGCGATCAACAAAAGCCAATCTCGATAGGCATACATGGTGACTGGGGCGCTGGGAAATCGAGCCTCCTTGCGATGATCGAAGACGGAATGAAAGACGACGAGAACGTCGTGTGCCTGCGATTCAATGGCTGGCTGTTCCAGGGGTTTGACGATGCTAAGACGGTCTTTCTTGAAAGTATCGTGGAGGGGCTTGAAAAAGCACGTCCATTCACTGGTGATGCGAAGGCCGGGGTCAGCAAGGTGTTCAAGTCTCTATACCGGCGGCTCGATTGGTTCAAGATTGCGAAGAAGACGGGGGGCTTGTTGGCGAGTGTTGGCACCGGATTGCCAATCGGCTCGGCTATCGAGTTTCTTGCTGATCGCGTCAAGGGGGCCATCACATCGCCAGGCACTGAGATCACGGCGGAAGGCGTTACGGCTGCGCTTGATTCGGCGGGCGAGTGTCTGAAGGATGAGAAGTCCGGCGCGAGCTTGCCCAAGCAAATGCATGAGTTCAGGGAAGAGCTTGAGCATCTGATCGTGTCGGCCAAGATAACCCGGCTCGTCGTGTTGATCGACGATCTTGATCGTTGTCTGCCCGAGACTGCGATTGAAACGCTTGAGGCGGCAAAGCTGTTCCTTTCGCTGCCACGAGTGGCGATTGTGATTGCCGCAGACGAGGGCATGATCGAATACGCTGTGAAGCGCCATTTCCCAGATTTGCCGCTCGGTGCTGGTGGTGTCAGTTACGCTCGCAACTACTTGGAGAAGCTTATCCAGGTGCCCTTTCGCATTCCAGCGATGGGTCTTGCAGAGACTCAACTCTACCTCGCGTTGCTGCTGGTTGAGGCCGCCCAATCCGAGAAGAAAGGGACCGAGGAAGGATACTTCGAAAGTATGCGGGAGATGGCCAGGGAGGTTCTTCGAAAACCCTGGGAACGTGAGCCGTTCGACTCAAAGGAACTTCGACGGAAATTCGGCGCGACTATTCCGCCAATGGTGCAAGAAGCAATCGATCTGAGTCAGCAGATTGCCGTGTCCCTGACCGATGGAACCAAAGGCAACCCGCGACAAATCAAGCGGTTCCTGAATACATTCCTGCTCAGGCTTGAGGTTGCGCAAATTCGCGGGTTTGGGTCCGAGATCGTGCGTCCCGTCTTGGCGAAGATCATGTTGGCAGAGAGATTCTGGCCCGCAGGTGGCTACGACCAACTGGTTCAAGCGGTGGTTGCTTGTCGTGACGGGAAGTCTGACGCTATCAAGCAGCTCGAGAGTGAGCCCGAAAAGGGAGATGCTGACGGGAAGGAAGCGTGGGTAACTCTCCCCGCCGTTAAGCAATGGGCAGTGACCGGTCCCAAACTGGCAACAATCGACTTGCGGCCTTACATGATGTTGACCCGAGATCGAAGACTCCAATTCTCTGTGACGGGGGGTGATCTGGATGAATTGGTTGCGAGTCTTGCTTCGACTACATCTCCGGCTGTCGTCGGTCAGTTTACGGAGAAGCTGAGACAGCTCAAAGCTGATGATGCTCAGGCCGTCTTTGATGCCATTGCTTCAAAGATCCGCGCCAGCGATGACTACAAAACCATGCCAAAAGGCGTCTTGGCTTTGGGTATTCTCGCGAAGCTCCACGTCCCGCTGCAACGAATGCTGGTTGCTTTTGCCCGTGATCTGCCTGTTGATCGAATTGGGCCTTGGGTTGCAGGCGAGTCTAGAGTCTAA